One segment of Triticum aestivum cultivar Chinese Spring chromosome 2A, IWGSC CS RefSeq v2.1, whole genome shotgun sequence DNA contains the following:
- the LOC123187804 gene encoding glycine-rich cell wall structural protein 2-like — MATSTKLVALGFVVLVSIGFTNASRMLASSSSSGGGSGGGGGGSSNGTGSGWGHGAGGGGGLGYGESGGDANNKYNFAKGAGGGGGNGAGGGSQGGSGSGSGSGGGNGVGSSGSASAPSGSGYANADGQGGGGGAGGGANGSSGSGVGSGAGKGEAESGIATAPAVAPSAGGVSYSDAGGAGTGGGGGDGGSGGGNGAGGGQAASDDTTGGNASGSGSGNGGGQGGGVAQGPNMGVGSGSGIGGGQTGSTGSYGQGYATGTGAGTGGGGGGSNNGGFGNGGGSGSGSGSAGYP, encoded by the coding sequence ATGGCTACTAGCACTAAGCTTGTAGCTCTTGGCTTTGTTGTTCTCGTGAGCATTGGGTTCACCAATGCTTCGAGGATGCTCGCTAGCTCTTCCAGTTCTGGAGGTGGAAgcgggggaggcggaggcggctcgTCGAATGGGACTGGGAGTGGATGGGGCCATGGGGCCGGAGGAGGTGGTGGCTTGGGATATGGCGAGAGTGGTGGAGATGCCAATAACAAGTATAACTTTGCCAAGGGAGCTGGTGGAGGAGGGGGGAATGGTGCTGGCGGTGGTTCTCAAGGCGGATCCGGATCTGGTTCCGGCTCTGGCGGTGGCAACGGTGTTGGTTCGAGTGGCTCGGCGTCAGCCCCTAGTGGCAGTGGGTACGCCAATGCTGATGgtcagggtgggggtgggggtgcagGTGGCGGTGCAAATGGGTCAAGCGGATCTGGAGTTGGAAGTGGTGCTGGCAAAGGAGAAGCTGAGAGTGGAATAGCAACTGCCCCGGCTGTAGCTCCTTCTGCTGGTGGTGTCAGCTACTCTGATGCTGGAGGTGCTGGCactggcggtggtggtggcgacggtggAAGTGGAGGTGGTAATGGTGCTGGAGGTGGACAGGCCGCCAGCGATGACACTACTGGAGGCAATGCCAGTGGAAGTGGCAGCGGCAACGGTGGTGGCCAAGGTGGAGGTGTAGCTCAAGGTCCAAACATGGGAGTTGGTTCTGGCTCTGGCATTGGGGGCGGACAGACTGGTAGCACTGGTTCCTATGGTCAAGGCTATGCCACCGGAACCGGTGCTGGAacgggtggcggcggtggtggcagcAACAATGGTGGGTTCGGCAATGGTGGAGGTAGCGGATCCGGATCCGGCAGTGCTGGATACCCCTAA